The following are encoded in a window of Primulina eburnea isolate SZY01 chromosome 4, ASM2296580v1, whole genome shotgun sequence genomic DNA:
- the LOC140829769 gene encoding 21.7 kDa class VI heat shock protein, with protein MTSSKQLETRFEDSGPRKWCHPLKEDGFAALMNQENSTVHKIFGAGSFFSPLLFGKFFDPSDAFPLWEFEADALLSNPQNSNKKNVDWFQTDSDYVLIAQLLGIDNSNNIQVCVENGKIIEISGQWKQQRDQPREWKCSRWWEHGYVRRLELPEKTDWKKVEARLNNDVSLEIRVPKIPKNCDHSPQEN; from the exons ATGACCAGTTCCAAGCAACTTGAGACCCGATTCGAAGATTCGGGCCCTCGGAAATGGTGTCATCCATTGAAAGAAGACGGCTTCGCAGCATTGATGAACCAAGAGAATTCAACAGTGCATAAAATCTTCGGCGCAGGATCGTTCTTCAGCCCGTTGTTGTTTGGTAAATTCTTCGACCCCTCCGATGCTTTCCCGCTATGGGAATTTGAGGCAGATGCATTGTTGTCGAATCCCCAGAACTCAAACAAGAAAAATGTCGACTGGTTCCAAACGGATTCTGATTATGTTCTGATAGCACAACTTCTCG GAATAGACAATAGCAACAATATTCAAGTTTGTGTTGAGAATGGAAAAATTATAGAGATCAGTGGTCAATGGAAGCAACAAAGAGATCAGCCGAGGGAGTGGAAGTGCAGCCGCTGGTGGGAGCACGGCTACGTTCGGAGGCTCGAACTACCGGAGAAAACGGATTGGAAGAAAGTGGAAGCACGACTGAATAATGATGTATCCCTAGAGATAAGAGTCCCTAAAATCCCTAAAAATTGTGATCATTCACCACAAGAAAATTAG